The region GAATATTGATCAGCGTAGGACGTTGTGGTGAATAACTTTGAATTAGCAGTACAAGCACTTCAAGCAGGAGAAGTGCTGGCTTATCCAACGGAAGGTGTGTTTGGTGTTGGGTGTGATCCTGACAATGTGGCGGCAGTGGAAAAATTGCTCGCACTAAAGCAGCGTCCCGTGGAGAAAGGGCTAATTTTAATCGCTGCTACTTATGAACAGTTGCTTCCTTATATAGATGAGAAACAATTGACTGCTGAACAATTAGCCCATGTTAAAGCGAGCTGGCCGGGGCCAGTCACGTGGATCATGCCAGCAAGCTCTCGAGTATCTCATTGGGTCAGTGGTCAATTTGATACCATTGCTGTGCGTGTTACCGATCATCCGTTAGTACAAAAATTGTGTTTGGCTTATGGCAAACCGATTACTTCGACCAGTGCCAATCTTTCTGGTCAGCCACCTTGCATGACTACTGCTGAAGTGATGGAACAGCTAGGTGACAAATTAGTCGCAGTATTGATTGGTGAGACGGGTGGGCGTAACAAGCCAAGCGAAATTCGTGACGCGAAAACATTAAAAGTTATTAGACAGGGCTAAATCCGCACTCAACCGGATACAGTAAAAATAGAAAGTCGCCCTAACGAGGAGAAAGTCATGTCAGTCGTAGACAAAGCAGCCGTAAAACAATTTTTGATGTCATTGCAAGATGATATCTGCCAACAACTGGCTAAGGCAGACGGTGTCGGAGAATTTATTGAAGATGCTTGGCATCGCGAGCCTGGCGAACGTCTTGGTGGTGGCGGTCGTTCGCGGGTACTGCGTGATGGTGAAGTGATTGAGCAAGGTGGCGTGAACTTCTCTCATGTGACTGGGAATGCGATGCCCGCCTCTGCGACGGCTCATCGTCCTGAATTGGCAGGGCGTCGTTTTGAAGCCATGGGGGTGTCATTGGTCATTCATCCCAAAAACCCATATGTTCCCACATCGCATGCCAACGTCCGCTTCTTTATTGCTGAAAAAGAGGGAGAAGACCCAATTTGGTGGTTTGGTGGTGGTTTCGATCTCACGCCCTTTTATCCTTTTGATGAAGATTGTCATTTTTGGCATGACCAAGCTAAAGCGTTATGCCAACCATTTGGTGATGATGTTTATGCCGAACATAAAGCATGGTGTGATCGCTATTTCTTCTTGCCGCACCGAGAAGAGACGCGAGGTATTGGTGGATTGTTTTTTGATGATTTAAACCAATGGGATTTTGCTACCTGCTTTGATTACATTAAAGCGGTGGGCGAAGGTTATGCGAAGGCTTATGTGCCAATTATTGAAAAACGCAAAGCGACGCCTTATGGTGAACGCGAACGCCAATTCCAGTTGTATCGCCGTGGTCGTTATGTGGAATTCAACTTGGTGTTTGACCGCGGTACGTTATTTGGTTTGCAAACTGGCGGTCGAACCGAGTCGATTTTGATGTCGATGCCTCCTTTAGCTCGATGGGAATACGGCTATCAACCTGCACCGGAAAGTGCTGAGGCAAAATTGAGTGACTATCTCGTTCCTCGAGAGTGGTGACAGCTGTCGGCGCTAGTGATAGGGTCAGATAAGAATTCTGTTTAATTGTAGTAAGGCAAAGGATATGGCGATGCATCATGATCTTTACGCAGTGTTTGGTAATCCAATAGGACACAGTAAGTCTCCTTTTATTCATTCACTGTTCGCACGACAAACCAATCAGGATATGGAATACACTGCGCAGCTTGCACCTATTGATGGTTTTGAATCGGCAGTCACGGAGTTTTTTGCTCACGGTGGCCGAGGTTGTAACGTGACGGTTCCATTCAAAGAGGCCGCCTTTCAGTTTGCCGATCGCCTGACCCAGCGTGCTCAATTAGCGGGTGCGGTGAATACGCTGAAAAAGCTTGATGATGGCGAAATCATTGGTGATAACACCGATGGTGAAGGTTTAGTCCAAGATCTTTTGGTGCATCAAGTGCCTCTTAAAGGTAGCCATATTCTACTGATAGGTTCAGGTGGTGCAGCAAGAGGCGTGATTAAGCCTTTGCTGGATCAAAATCCAGAAAGCATTACCATTGTGAACCGTACTTTTAGTAAAGCTTTGCAGCTGGCTGATCAGTTTAAAGAGTTTGGTGCCGTGCGCGCTGTTGAGATGGAATCGGTCAATACTGGGTACGACGTAGTGATTAACTCAACTTCAGCTAGTCTGGAAGGTAAGTTACCCCAAATTTCTCCAGCGATTTTTCAAGCTAATACCGTTGCGTATGACATGATGTATGGCAAAGGACATACTATTTTTAACCAATGGGCGGTTGAGCATGGGTGCGCCAGTGCTTACGATGGTCTTGGCATGCTGGTGGGTCAAGCAGCAGAAAGCTTTATGTTGTGGCGTGGCCTTCGTCCAGGAACTCGCCAAATTTTATTTGAATTAAGACGTAACTTAGAAGGTTTGTAATGAATCAGTCCATCTTATTTCCAGACATTCAGTATTGGGATGACATCCGCCAAGGAGTGCGTTTTAGCGCGCAGCAGTCAGGGGCATTAATCGAATGTGGCATTTCAAAACAAGGATTGGAAACATTAAGTGGACAAGTGATTGTCTCAGCGCAACAAGCGATGCAGATTTTTACCGCTTTTCGCTTTGATATCGAAGAGATGGCTGAAGAGCTCATCGAAGATGAACTCTTCAGCGATGAGGGGACTATCGAGATTAACGTGTCACTGGCTTAACTGCGGTTAAGTACTCTTGGCGAGTCGCCACATAGTTTTGTGCTGACTTGAGTAGAAACTGTTTTTCTTGATCGGTTAAGGGGCGAGCCTGCTTTACTGGGCTCCCCATATAAAGATAACCACTCGTCAATGTTTTCCCTGGTGGTACCAAACTACCGGCTCCTACCATTACATCGCTCTCTATTATTACACCATCTAAAACAATCGCGCCCATACCGACTAACACGCGATCATGGATCGTACATCCGTGTAGCATCACCTTGTGCCCCACGGTTACATCGTTACCAATAATTAAAGGATAGCCGTTGGGGTTGGCTGGGCTTTTATGCGTCACATGCAGCACGCTACCATCTTGTATATTTGAACGCTCGCCGATTTGAATATGATTCACATCCCCGCGTGCCGCGACGAGTGGCCAGATACTGGCTTGAGAATCAATTCGCACATCTCCTACGATAACTGCGCTTTCATCTATATAAACATCATCTTTAATCGTTGGCTCAATACCTTTATAGCTACGGATGGGATTCATGTACGCTCCTTAGTTTATCTAGCGGCGATATTTTGCCAGTTTTTGTCTATAAATAGTGCGTTGTGGGTGAAAAGTATTCAAACAAATAAAAAATCAAAAAAAACGTAAAAAAGCGCTTGCCAATGTGAGCCTGATCTCTATAATGCCCCCTCGCTGACACGGCAAAGCTCAAAACGAGCTGAGCAAGAGTTAGCAAGGTTAGTTAGCAAGCTGAAAAGCCTAGAGAAAAAATTTAAAAAAGTGTTTGACACGAAAATTTATCTCGCTAAAATGACCGCCTCTTTCGTTGCGAAGTAACTCGCAAAGTTGAAAGAAAGCTCTTTAACAATTTAAACCTATCAATCTGTGTGGGCACTCGTTGATGATAATCATAGCTTCTTAGGAAGCAAGATGGTTTCAATGAACTGAGTGACCAATTAAGATTTCTTTTGGAAACATTAGGGGTCTTAGCACAGTCAATTTATTCAGTATTCATTGAGCCGAAAAAACTTTTAATTGAAGAGTTTGATCATGGCTCAGATTGAACGCTGGCGGCAGGCCTAACACATGCAAGTCGAGCGGCAGCACAGAGGAACTTGTTCCTTGGGTGGCGAGCGGCGGACGGGTGAGTAATGTCTGGGAAGTTGCCCGATAGAGGGGGATAACCATTGGAAACGATGGCTAATACCGCATAACCTCGCAAGAGCAAAGAAGGGGATCTTCGGACCTTTCGCTATCGGATACGCCCAGATGGGATTAGCTAGTTGGTGAGGTAAGGGCTCACCAAGGCGACGATCCCTAGCTGGTCTGAGAGGATGATCAGCCACACTGGAACTGAGACACGGTCCAGACTCCTACGGGAGGCAGCAGTGGGGAATATTGCACAATGGGCGCAAGCCTGATGCAGCCATGCCGCGTGTATGAAGAAGGCCTTCGGGTTGTAAAGTACTTTCAGCAGTGAGGAAGATGGTGAGATTAATACTCTCATCATTTGACGTTAGCTGCAGAAGAAGCACCGGCTAACTCCGTGCCAGCAGCCGCGGTAATACGGAGGGTGCGAGCGTTAATCGGAATTACTGGGCGTAAAGCGCATGCAGGTGGTCTGTTAAGTCAGATGTGAAAGCCCGGGGCTTAACCTCGGAATCGCATTTGAAACTGGCAGGCTAGAGTGCTGTAGAGGGGGGTAGAATTCCAGGTGTAGCGGTGAAATGCGTAGAGATCTGGAGGAATACCGGTGGCGAAGGCGGCCCCCTGGACAGACACTGACACTCAGATGCGAAAGCGTGGGGAGCAAACAGGATTAGATACCCTGGTAGTCCACGCCGTAAACGATGTCTACTTGGAGGTTGTGGCCTTGAGCCGTGGCTTTCGGAGCTAACGCGTTAAGTAGACCGCCTGGGGAGTACGGTCGCAAGATTAAAACTCAAATGAATTGACGGGGGCCCGCACAAGCGGTGGAGCATGTGGTTTAATTCGATGCAACGCGAAGAACCTTACCTACTCTTGACATCCAGAGAATTTAGCAGAGATGCTTTAGTGCCTTCGGGAACTCTGAGACAGGTGCTGCATGGCTGTCGTCAGCTCGTGTTGTGAAATGTTGGGTTAAGTCCCGCAACGAGCGCAACCCTTATCCTTGTTTGCCAGCACGTAATGGTGGGAACTCCAGGGAGACTGCCGGTGATAAACCGGAGGAAGGTGGGGACGACGTCAAGTCATCATGGCCCTTACGAGTAGGGCTACACACGTGCTACAATGGCATATACAGAGGGCGGCTAACTTGCGAAAGTGTGCGAATCCCAAAAAGTATGTCGTAGTCCGGATTGGAGTCTGCAACTCGACTCCATGAAGTCGGAATCGCTAGTAATCGTGGATCAGAATGCCACGGTGAATACGTTCCCGGGCCTTGTACACACCGCCCGTCACACCATGGGAGTGGGCTGCAAAAGAAGCAGGTAGTTTAACCTTCGGGAGGACGCTTGCCACTTTGTGGTTCATGACTGGGGTGAAGTCGTAACAAGGTAGCGCTAGGGGAACCTGGCGCTGGATCACCTCCTTAATACGAAGATTATTGCGATGAGTGTTCACACAGATTGATACGGTTTAGAAAGCAAAGAGTATCTTAGTGTCCCGTTCGTCTAGAGGCCTAGGACACCGCCCTTTCACGGCGGTAACAGGGGTTCGACTCCCCTACGGGATACCACGTGGGTCGTTAGCTCAGTTGGTAGAGCAGTTGACTTTTAATCAATTGGTCACAGGTTCAAATCCTGTACGACCCACCATTTCCTTCCACAGGAAATCAAATAATGTGGGCGATTAGCTCAGTTGGGAGAGCACCTGCCTTACAAGCAGGGGGTCACTGGTTCGAACCCGGTATCGCCCACCACTCTCTAAATATTTTTGGAAATCAATTCCAAACCAGTTCGGTAAAAAGAGCCTGGTTCGGATTTTTGACCGCCGAAAATCTTTAGAAAGTGCTGAAAATGTACTTTTGCTCTTTAACAATTTGGAAAGCTGACAAAACAATATTTTATTTCAATGAAATAGAAGATTGTTTGTAAAGTTCTCAATTGTCTTCGTTAAGAAGACAAACAAAAACACATTCAAGTGTTCTTGGATTTACTTTTTAAGTAAACCTTTTGCTTCTGCTTTTTCAAAGCGGAGATAAGAGGAAAATTGAGTCCGGCAATATCGAGTCTGCAACATGTATAAAAATGCAGACAAACCTTGGTGACTTGTTCATCAACTCGAAACTTTTTTGGGTTGTATGGTTAAGTGACTAAGCGTACACGGTGGATGCCTTGGCAGTCAGAGGCGATGAAGGACGTACTAACTTGCGATAAGCGTAGATGAGGCAGTAAGAGCCACTTGAGTCTACGATTTCCGAATGGGGAAACCCAACTGCATAAGCAGTTATCTTTAACTGAATACATAGGTTAAAGAAGCGAACCGGGAGAACTGAAACATCTAAGTACCCCGAGGAAAAGAAATCAACCGAGATTCCGAAAGTAGCGGCGAGCGAAATTGGATTAGCCCTTAAGCTTATTATGCGTCAGGCGAAGGCTCTGGAAAGGGCCGCGATACAGGGTGATAGCCCCGTAGCTGATAACGCACAGTAAGTGAAAACGAGTAAGGCGGGACACGTGTTATCCTGTCTGAACATGGGGGGACCATCCTCCAAGGCTAAATACTCCTGACTGACCGATAGTGAACCAGTACCGTGAGGGAAAGGCGAAAAGAACCCCTGTGAGGGGAGTGAAATAGAACCTGAAACCGTGTACGTACAAGCAGTAGGAGCCTCCTTTGTGGGGTGACTGCGTACCTTTTGTATAATGGGTCAGCGACTTATATTCAGTGGCAAGGTTAACCGTTTAGGGGAGCCGTAGGGAAACCGAGTCTTAACTGGGCGCACAGTCTCTGGATATAGACCCGAAACCGAGTGATCTAGCCATGGGCAGGTTGAAGGTTGAGTAACATCAACTGGAGGACCGAACCGACTAATGTTGAAAAATTAGCGGATGACTTGTGGCTAGGGGTGAAAGGCCAATCAAACTCGGAGATAGCTGGTTCTCCCCGAAAGCTATTTAGGTAGCGCCTCGGACGAATACTACTGGGGGTAGAGCACTGTTAAGGCTAGGGGGTCATCCCGACTTACCAACCCTTTGCAAACTCCGAATACCAGTAAGTACTATCCGGGAGACACACGGCGGGTGCTAACGTCCGTCGTGAAGAGGGAAACAACCCAGACCGCCAGCTAAGGTCCCAAATTATAGCTAAGTGGGAAACGATGTGGGAAGGCTTAGACAGCTAGGATGTTGGCTTAGAAGCAGCCATCATTTAAAGAAAGCGTAATAGCTCACTAGTCGAGTCGGCCTGCGCGGAAGATGTAACGGGGCTAAGCTATAAACCGAAGCTGCGGCAATGCAATTTATTGTATTGGGTAGGGGAGCGTTCTGTAAGCCGTTGAAGGTGAGTTGTAAAGCTTGCTGGAGGTATCAGAAGTGCGAATGCTGACATGAGTAACGATAATGGGGGTGAAAAACCTCCACGCCGGAAGACCAAGGGTTCCTGTCCAACGTTAATCGGGGCAGGGTAAGTCGACCCCTAAGGCGAGGCAGAAATGCGTAGTCGATGGGAAACGGGTTAATATTCCCGTACTTCTTACAATTGCGATGGGGGGACGGAGAAGGCTAGGTGGGCTTGGCGACGGTCGTCCAAGTTCAAGTGCGTAGGTTGGGTGTTTAGGCAAATCCGGACACCTAAGACTGAGACACGATGTCGAGCACCTAAGGGTGTGAAGTCATTGATGCCATGCTTCCAGGAAAAGCCTCTAAGCTTCAGATTGTAAGGAATCGTACCCCAAACCGACACAGGTGGTCGGGTAGAGAATACCAAGGCGCTTGAGAGAACTCGGGTGAAGGAACTAGGCAAAATGGTACCGTAACTTCGGGAGAAGGTACGCTCTCGACGGTGAAGTCCCTTGCGGATGGAGCTATTGAGAGTCGCAGATACCAGGTGGCTGCAACTGTTTATTAAAAACACAGCACTGTGCAAAATCGTAAGATGACGTATACGGTGTGACGCCTGCCCGGTGCCGGAAGGTTAATTGATGGGGTTAGCGCAAGCGAAGCTCTTGATCGAAGCCCCGGTAAACGGCGGCCGTAACTATAACGGTCCTAAGGTAGCGAAATTCCTTGTCGGGTAAGTTCCGACCTGCACGAATGGCGTAATGATGGCCACGCTGTCTCCACCCGAGACTCAGTGAAATTGAAATCGCTGTGAAGATGCAGTGTACCCGCGGCTAGACGGAAAGACCCCGTGAACCTTTACTACAGCTTGGCACTGAACATTGAGCCTACATGTGTAGGATAGGTGGGAGGCTATGAAGCGAAGACGCCAGTTTTCGTGGAGTCGACCTTGAAATACCACCCTTGTATGTTTGATGTTCTAACTTAGTCCCATTATCTGGGACAAGGACAGTGCCTGGTGGGTAGTTTGACTGGGGCGGTCTCCTCCCAAAGAGTAACGGAGGAGCACGAAGGTGGGCTAATCACGGTTGGACATCGTGAGGTTAGTGCAATGGCATAAGCCCGCTTAACTGCGAGAATGACGGTTCGAGCAGGTGCGAAAGCAGGTCATAGTGATCCGGTGGTTCTGAATGGAAGGGCCATCGCTCAACGGATAAAAGGTACTCCGGGGATAACAGGCTGATACCGCCCAAGAGTTCATATCGACGGCGGTGTTTGGCACCTCGATGTCGGCTCATCACATCCTGGGGCTGAAGTCGGTCCCAAGGGTATGGCTGTTCGCCATTTAAAGTGGTACGCGAGCTGGGTTTAGAACGTCGTGAGACAGTTCGGTCCCTATCTGCCGTGGGCGTTGGAGAATTGAAAGGGGCTGCTCCTAGTACGAGAGGACCGGAGTGGACGAACCTCTGGTGTTCGGGTTGTGTCGCCAGACGCATTGCCCGGTAGCTAAGTTCGGAATCGATAACCGCTGAAAGCATCTAAGCGGGAAGCGAGCCTTGAGATGAGTTCTCCCTGGCGCTATAAGCGTCCTAAAGGGTTGTTCGAGACTAGAACGTTGATAGGCAGGGTGTGTAAGCGTTGTGAGGCGTTGAGCTAACCTGTACTAATTGCCCGTGAGACTTAACCATACAACACCAAAAGGGTTTTGTAGGACTCGATTAAGACACTTGAATTGTGTTGAGACTTGAAACAGCTTTCTAAATTAAAGAATTTGCTTGGCGACCATAGCGATTTGGACCCACCTGATTCCATGCCGAACTCAGAAGTGAAACAAATTAGCGCCGATGGTAGTGTGGGGTTTCCCCATGTGAGAGTAGGACATCGCCAGGCTTTAATACTGCTTTTAGGTCTTAAGATCTAAAAGCGAAACTGAAGAACTAGCATTATTTAAGTAAGACTATTCTTTAGTGACAATTTGTGGAGAGATGGCTGAGTGGTTGAAAGCACCGGTCTTGAAAACCGGCATACGTTAATAGCGTATCTAGGGTTCAAATCCCTATCTCTCCGCCACATTGGAAAAGCCCGCTGAGAAATCAGCGGGCTTTTTTCATATCTACAGCAAACGCATGGGCATGAAAAAAGCCAATCGTATTGGATTGGCTGACGGTATTCTTGAGTTTGCAGAACAGAGCCTAGCTAACGATACTGCGTTTTGCAGTAACTTCCTTCCATAACGCTCTTACCAACGGGTCATCCAACTGAGAGCGCTTACAACAGACACCCAGTTTGAATGGTTTAATCGGCGCGACAGAGAGGCGCTGGATTTTGTCACGCACTGGGCTATTGTTGATTACTACATCGGGAGCGATCCCTACGCCACATCCCAACGATACCATGCTGACTAAAGCTTCATTACCGGCAATTTGAGCATAGATGTTTGGCTTCACTTTCATTTTTTTGAACCAATTATCCGCACGTTCTCGTGATGTCCCGGTTTGCGGAAGAATAAAAGGAATCTTGCTCCAGTCTGGGTGCTCTTTTTGTAACTCTTCAACAAAACTGCTGATCCCTGCAGGACCTATAAACGACAGCGGTATTTCGCTAATAGTGGCGAACTCTACTTTGGAAGGTAGTTGATCAGGCATTGCCGATATCGCAATATCAGCCTCATCAGTCAGCACCTTCTCAATGGCTAGTGCTGGGTCACCTGTGAGCAGTTTAAACTCGATAAAGGGGTGTTTGAGGCGAAATGAGCTAAGCAGTTCGGGTAGATGACTGTAACTTGCTGTCACCGAACAAAAGAGGCGAATTTCACCTTTCAAATCGGCGTCTTCATTATTAATGGATACTTGAAACTCTTTCCAGTCGTTGACGATTCGCATCGCAACAGGAAGTAACTGAGAACCTATTGGCGTTAGTTCAACACTGCGGTTATCACGAACAAAAAGCGGATGCCCTACATCTTGCTCTAACTTCTGTACTTGACGACTGAGTGCCGATGGGCTGACGTGCATCGCTGCGGCCGTTTTACTAAAGTTGCGGCTCTCACATAGATTGAGGAAGAGCTTAAGTGTCTTGATGTTCATCCTATTCCTTATCATGTTGCATTTATTGCAACAACTAATTGTGAATATATCACTTTAAGCAATCCTCTGTCTGAATTAGTATGAATTTATTCGGTGCCACATTAAGAGCACCCAGAAAGACGGAAAGTATCAAAGGAGCATCCAATTATGGCGAACTATTTCAATACCTTGAATTTACGCGAGAAGTTAGACCAACTAGGTCGTTGTCGTTTTATGGCACGTGAAGAATTTGCAAACGAAGCTGACTATCTCAAAGGTAAAAAAGTCGTCATCGTCGGTTGTGGTGCTCAAGGTCTTAACCAAGGCTTGAACATGCGTGATTCTGGCCTAGACGTTTCTTACGCGTTGCGTGCAGCTGCGATTGCTGAAAAACGTCAATCTTTCAAAAATGCGAAAGACAATGGCTTTGTGGTTGGCACTTATGAAGAGCTAATCCCACAAGCTGACTTGGTGATGAACCTGACACCAGACAAACAGCACAGCAA is a window of Vibrio porteresiae DSM 19223 DNA encoding:
- a CDS encoding L-threonylcarbamoyladenylate synthase, with product MNNFELAVQALQAGEVLAYPTEGVFGVGCDPDNVAAVEKLLALKQRPVEKGLILIAATYEQLLPYIDEKQLTAEQLAHVKASWPGPVTWIMPASSRVSHWVSGQFDTIAVRVTDHPLVQKLCLAYGKPITSTSANLSGQPPCMTTAEVMEQLGDKLVAVLIGETGGRNKPSEIRDAKTLKVIRQG
- the hemF gene encoding oxygen-dependent coproporphyrinogen oxidase encodes the protein MSVVDKAAVKQFLMSLQDDICQQLAKADGVGEFIEDAWHREPGERLGGGGRSRVLRDGEVIEQGGVNFSHVTGNAMPASATAHRPELAGRRFEAMGVSLVIHPKNPYVPTSHANVRFFIAEKEGEDPIWWFGGGFDLTPFYPFDEDCHFWHDQAKALCQPFGDDVYAEHKAWCDRYFFLPHREETRGIGGLFFDDLNQWDFATCFDYIKAVGEGYAKAYVPIIEKRKATPYGERERQFQLYRRGRYVEFNLVFDRGTLFGLQTGGRTESILMSMPPLARWEYGYQPAPESAEAKLSDYLVPREW
- the aroE gene encoding shikimate dehydrogenase, translating into MAMHHDLYAVFGNPIGHSKSPFIHSLFARQTNQDMEYTAQLAPIDGFESAVTEFFAHGGRGCNVTVPFKEAAFQFADRLTQRAQLAGAVNTLKKLDDGEIIGDNTDGEGLVQDLLVHQVPLKGSHILLIGSGGAARGVIKPLLDQNPESITIVNRTFSKALQLADQFKEFGAVRAVEMESVNTGYDVVINSTSASLEGKLPQISPAIFQANTVAYDMMYGKGHTIFNQWAVEHGCASAYDGLGMLVGQAAESFMLWRGLRPGTRQILFELRRNLEGL
- a CDS encoding DUF1488 family protein, which codes for MNQSILFPDIQYWDDIRQGVRFSAQQSGALIECGISKQGLETLSGQVIVSAQQAMQIFTAFRFDIEEMAEELIEDELFSDEGTIEINVSLA
- a CDS encoding gamma carbonic anhydrase family protein translates to MNPIRSYKGIEPTIKDDVYIDESAVIVGDVRIDSQASIWPLVAARGDVNHIQIGERSNIQDGSVLHVTHKSPANPNGYPLIIGNDVTVGHKVMLHGCTIHDRVLVGMGAIVLDGVIIESDVMVGAGSLVPPGKTLTSGYLYMGSPVKQARPLTDQEKQFLLKSAQNYVATRQEYLTAVKPVTR
- the ilvY gene encoding HTH-type transcriptional activator IlvY, producing the protein MNIKTLKLFLNLCESRNFSKTAAAMHVSPSALSRQVQKLEQDVGHPLFVRDNRSVELTPIGSQLLPVAMRIVNDWKEFQVSINNEDADLKGEIRLFCSVTASYSHLPELLSSFRLKHPFIEFKLLTGDPALAIEKVLTDEADIAISAMPDQLPSKVEFATISEIPLSFIGPAGISSFVEELQKEHPDWSKIPFILPQTGTSRERADNWFKKMKVKPNIYAQIAGNEALVSMVSLGCGVGIAPDVVINNSPVRDKIQRLSVAPIKPFKLGVCCKRSQLDDPLVRALWKEVTAKRSIVS